One window of the Gehongia tenuis genome contains the following:
- a CDS encoding DUF1858 domain-containing protein: MIIADVLKKDQKSAAVFFEMGMFCVGCPSASGESIEDACKVHGINADELVDKLNAFFAGV; the protein is encoded by the coding sequence ATGATCATTGCGGACGTTCTGAAGAAGGACCAAAAGTCGGCCGCGGTGTTTTTTGAGATGGGTATGTTCTGCGTGGGCTGCCCCTCGGCCAGCGGTGAGAGCATTGAGGATGCCTGTAAGGTTCATGGCATCAATGCCGATGAGCTTGTGGATAAGCTGAATGCGTTTTTTGCCGGCGTATAA